The following coding sequences lie in one Kamptonema formosum PCC 6407 genomic window:
- a CDS encoding M16 family metallopeptidase: protein MTSTVLKPSSLPPLNAPTVRRLPNGLTIVAEHLPVDAVNLSVWLNVGSAVESDDINGMAHFLEHMIFKGTPLLAAGEFERLIEQRGAVTNAATSQDYTHYYITCAPQDFAELAPLQVDVLLNASIPDEAFERERLVVIEEIRRAEDNARRRTYQRSMETAFEVLPYKRPVLGPASVIEQLTVQQMRDFHSSRYQPESMTAVAVGNLPVEELIEIVAGAFADAMTPHESPEVPLKPEALHLKAESAFQETVRREYVDSSLQQARLVMMWRVPGLANLEETYALDVLATILGHGRTTRLVQDLREERGLVSSISVSNMTQRLQGVFYISAQLAEENLAEVEVAIAQHIRTIQMELVTEAEMARVRTQVANRFIFGNETPSDRANLYGYYQSIVGDLAPALNYPASIQALNAIDIQQAARKYLSPDACGVVVLRPAK, encoded by the coding sequence ATGACTTCAACCGTTCTCAAACCCTCCTCCCTTCCTCCTCTCAACGCTCCTACAGTCCGCCGCCTACCCAATGGACTAACGATCGTAGCAGAACACCTGCCTGTTGATGCCGTTAACCTTAGCGTTTGGCTCAATGTTGGCTCCGCCGTAGAATCAGATGATATCAACGGCATGGCTCACTTTCTAGAACACATGATTTTTAAAGGCACGCCGCTATTGGCCGCCGGCGAATTTGAACGCTTGATCGAGCAACGCGGGGCTGTAACAAATGCCGCTACCAGTCAAGATTACACTCACTATTACATCACTTGTGCCCCCCAAGATTTTGCCGAACTCGCACCCTTGCAAGTCGATGTACTGCTGAATGCTAGCATTCCCGATGAAGCCTTTGAGCGAGAGCGGTTGGTCGTGATCGAAGAAATTAGGCGAGCGGAAGATAACGCCCGACGACGGACTTATCAGCGATCGATGGAGACAGCTTTTGAGGTGCTACCCTATAAGCGTCCCGTACTCGGCCCGGCATCGGTGATTGAACAACTGACAGTACAACAGATGCGGGATTTTCATAGCAGCAGATATCAACCTGAGTCGATGACAGCGGTTGCTGTGGGGAATTTGCCAGTTGAGGAGTTAATTGAAATTGTGGCTGGTGCTTTTGCAGATGCGATGACACCTCATGAATCGCCCGAAGTGCCATTAAAACCCGAAGCTTTGCATCTGAAAGCTGAATCCGCTTTTCAAGAAACAGTCCGCCGCGAATATGTCGATTCCAGCCTTCAACAGGCAAGATTGGTGATGATGTGGCGAGTACCAGGACTGGCAAATTTAGAAGAGACTTACGCCCTTGATGTTTTGGCAACAATATTGGGTCACGGTAGGACAACTCGCCTGGTTCAAGATTTGCGGGAAGAGCGGGGTTTAGTCTCCTCAATTTCAGTTAGTAATATGACTCAGCGACTTCAGGGTGTATTCTATATTTCAGCTCAATTGGCTGAGGAGAATTTGGCTGAGGTGGAAGTAGCGATCGCTCAACACATCCGCACTATCCAGATGGAACTCGTGACGGAAGCGGAAATGGCCCGCGTCCGTACCCAAGTAGCTAATCGGTTTATTTTTGGGAACGAAACGCCTAGCGATCGCGCCAATTTATACGGCTACTACCAGTCCATTGTCGGGGATTTAGCCCCCGCCCTCAACTATCCCGCCTCTATCCAAGCTCTCAATGCGATCGATATCCAGCAAGCGGCCCGCAAATATCTCTCCCCAGATGCCTGCGGTGTAGTTGTACTCCGCCCTGCAAAATAG
- a CDS encoding C39 family peptidase has protein sequence MKLQAFLNTNIKYDAAAIARDDELSRQIQSRLIDLGLLKPPVDGLFGPLSTAALHRFQTLMKCGEPGYLGTITAKKLIETKVGEIPLPPPVLKIVLDTVLKARPLASSQLAESEKQSIPAGKEFEILAFAPIRGHVRVAFRNESFKGSPIWYIFEKHAQITQEGTILYPKPNPLTVRLNVGYKSQLDNWYNPTGSCNVTSIAMCLEFLGAQRRTKSGQFEDELYQYALNQGYSRWSPYDLAKIVKDYGYQDYFTENAIIEDVQDWLASGNPAVIHGYFTSFGHIMPVVGYDPDGFFVHDPYGEWFSGGYRTDLSGEYLHYSYRLIRNVCIPDGNFWVHFISK, from the coding sequence ATGAAACTACAAGCTTTTCTCAACACAAATATCAAGTATGATGCGGCAGCGATCGCTAGAGATGACGAACTCAGCCGTCAAATTCAAAGCCGTCTGATTGACTTAGGTTTACTCAAACCCCCAGTAGATGGACTCTTTGGCCCTCTCTCTACCGCCGCCCTCCATCGCTTTCAAACCCTGATGAAATGCGGCGAACCAGGGTACTTAGGGACAATCACAGCCAAAAAACTGATCGAAACTAAAGTCGGTGAAATTCCCCTACCCCCACCCGTCCTCAAAATCGTTTTAGACACAGTTCTTAAAGCCAGACCCCTCGCATCTTCTCAACTTGCTGAGTCGGAAAAACAATCAATACCAGCAGGAAAAGAGTTTGAAATTCTTGCTTTTGCCCCAATTCGCGGTCACGTAAGAGTTGCTTTCCGCAATGAATCTTTTAAGGGTTCCCCTATTTGGTATATCTTCGAGAAACACGCTCAGATTACTCAAGAAGGCACCATACTGTATCCCAAACCAAATCCCCTAACTGTTAGGCTTAATGTTGGCTACAAATCTCAGTTAGACAACTGGTACAATCCTACTGGTTCTTGCAATGTGACTTCTATCGCCATGTGTTTGGAGTTTTTAGGAGCACAACGCAGAACTAAGTCGGGTCAATTTGAGGATGAGCTCTATCAATATGCACTTAATCAAGGTTACAGTCGCTGGAGCCCCTACGATTTAGCTAAGATTGTCAAGGATTATGGCTATCAGGATTACTTCACCGAAAATGCAATTATTGAGGATGTTCAAGATTGGTTAGCAAGTGGAAATCCTGCTGTTATACACGGATATTTTACGTCTTTTGGTCATATTATGCCTGTAGTTGGTTATGACCCCGATGGATTCTTTGTTCACGATCCCTATGGAGAGTGGTTCAGTGGTGGGTATCGCACCGATCTTAGTGGTGAATATCTACACTATTCCTATCGATTGATTCGCAATGTCTGTATCCCTGATGGTAATTTCTGGGTACATTTTATCTCGAAGTAA
- a CDS encoding AI-2E family transporter: MNFGQWLGLVALILSLSVLWEIRQLLLLLFVAVVFAIALNRLVRLLERVGIQRGFASLISAVLLIALIGLFGALVVPPFLSQFRELTQLVPKGLTLLEIWINQLFVWLPTEARQYLPSVGELGNQVQPLISGLANNFFRLFSGFLNLTGGSLFVVVITIMFLLNPQAYRQGFLRLFPSFYRRRADEIFSLCETDLVAWIVGTLFNMLVIGSVSGIILWILGVKLVLANALLAGFLEAVPNVGPILSTVAPAAIALLDSPWKAVAVVIAYFLIQQLEQFLLVPIVMGQQVSLLPAVTLLAQIFFASFFGFLGLFLALPLVIMVRILLREILVKDVLDRWEGNLERTSPQELPEILPPTTDVQSPIIRE; this comes from the coding sequence ATGAACTTTGGACAGTGGCTGGGCTTAGTCGCTCTGATACTTTCTCTCTCTGTTCTTTGGGAAATTCGGCAACTATTGCTACTACTGTTTGTGGCAGTTGTGTTTGCGATCGCCCTAAACAGGCTCGTCCGATTATTGGAGCGAGTAGGAATTCAAAGGGGTTTTGCTTCACTGATATCAGCAGTATTATTGATAGCGCTCATAGGGCTATTTGGGGCGCTTGTCGTACCTCCTTTCCTAAGTCAGTTTCGGGAATTGACCCAATTAGTACCTAAAGGGTTGACACTATTGGAAATATGGATTAACCAATTGTTTGTATGGCTACCAACTGAAGCTCGTCAATATCTTCCCAGCGTTGGAGAGTTAGGCAACCAAGTTCAACCCCTGATCAGTGGACTGGCTAACAACTTTTTTAGACTGTTTTCGGGTTTTCTAAACCTCACAGGCGGTTCGCTATTTGTGGTTGTAATTACTATCATGTTTTTACTCAATCCTCAAGCTTACCGCCAGGGCTTTTTACGGCTATTTCCCTCTTTCTATCGCCGCCGCGCTGATGAGATTTTCTCTCTGTGTGAAACTGATTTGGTCGCTTGGATTGTGGGTACGCTATTTAATATGTTAGTGATTGGGTCAGTTAGCGGGATTATCTTGTGGATTTTGGGGGTCAAGTTAGTTCTGGCAAATGCTCTGCTGGCAGGATTTCTAGAGGCTGTACCTAATGTTGGGCCGATCTTGAGTACGGTTGCGCCGGCGGCGATCGCTCTCCTCGATTCTCCCTGGAAAGCTGTTGCAGTTGTAATTGCTTACTTTTTGATTCAGCAATTAGAACAGTTTTTATTAGTTCCGATAGTTATGGGACAGCAAGTTTCTTTGTTACCTGCGGTGACGCTGTTAGCTCAGATTTTCTTTGCTTCTTTCTTTGGTTTTTTGGGTTTATTTCTCGCTCTCCCTTTGGTAATTATGGTGCGAATCTTGCTGCGCGAGATCCTGGTGAAAGATGTATTGGATCGGTGGGAGGGAAATTTAGAGAGAACATCGCCTCAAGAATTGCCTGAAATTTTACCGCCGACAACTGATGTTCAGTCTCCAATTATTAGGGAATAG
- the rnhA gene encoding ribonuclease HI, which produces MTLPKVKSIYTDGACSGNPGPGGWGVVICFANGDIQELGGADAKATNNRMEMQAAIAALEWFAKSGQAEPATLYTDSEYLKNGITKWIQGWKRKGWKTSTGAPVINQDLWELLDELNCKHIQWQHVRGHSGDRYNDRCDEIARAFSHRQNPSLQQFEQGTQGELTTTQPRSQSPVLNTIVSQATDTTANKTIESNLIASDLLISDSAMIDSTADSLDNLPREVRVEQLRNLIETLHIADEVATKGYLITSSELADLMDVNASAVTSRGDKWVWRNWVVSRARREGNQILWLLERIDHVNSTD; this is translated from the coding sequence TCCTAAAGTTAAAAGCATATACACTGATGGTGCTTGTTCTGGCAACCCCGGCCCTGGTGGGTGGGGCGTAGTCATCTGTTTCGCCAATGGTGATATTCAAGAACTCGGTGGTGCTGATGCCAAAGCGACTAATAATCGCATGGAAATGCAAGCAGCGATCGCAGCTTTGGAATGGTTCGCCAAATCGGGTCAAGCTGAACCTGCTACCCTTTACACAGATAGCGAATATCTCAAAAATGGCATTACAAAATGGATTCAAGGGTGGAAAAGAAAGGGCTGGAAAACCTCAACCGGTGCTCCTGTGATCAACCAAGACCTCTGGGAGTTACTTGACGAACTAAATTGTAAACATATACAGTGGCAGCACGTTCGAGGTCACTCAGGCGATCGTTATAATGACCGCTGCGACGAGATCGCTCGCGCCTTCTCCCACCGTCAAAACCCCTCTCTGCAACAATTCGAGCAAGGCACTCAAGGAGAATTAACTACTACCCAACCTCGCTCCCAATCTCCAGTTCTCAATACAATTGTTTCACAGGCAACGGACACAACTGCTAACAAAACGATAGAATCCAATCTCATAGCCTCTGACCTTCTCATCTCCGATTCTGCTATGATCGACTCCACTGCCGATTCCCTAGACAACTTGCCGCGCGAGGTGAGGGTTGAGCAACTCCGCAACCTGATAGAAACCTTGCACATTGCTGATGAAGTTGCCACTAAAGGCTACTTAATCACAAGTTCTGAACTAGCTGACCTCATGGATGTTAATGCTAGTGCTGTTACCAGTCGAGGTGACAAATGGGTTTGGCGTAACTGGGTGGTATCTAGAGCACGCCGCGAAGGAAACCAAATTCTTTGGTTACTAGAACGCATAGACCACGTTAACTCTACGGATTAG